Part of the Lolium rigidum isolate FL_2022 chromosome 6, APGP_CSIRO_Lrig_0.1, whole genome shotgun sequence genome, GTGTACACCGCTGACGGCGAGGTCGCCTTCCGCATCGACAACTATGGCTGCAAGGGCGGCCGCGAGGTGTTCTTCATGGACCGCGCCGGCAACACTCTCATCAGGATTCGACGTAAGGGCTTCGGCTTGTTCAGGAGGTGGGAGGTCTGCCACGtcgccggcgaggaagaagaggcgacgCCGTGGTTCAGCGTGCGCCGGGCCAAGAAGGGCGGGGACGCCGTGACGATGCACGGCGGCGCGGGTACGTGCTACAGGGTGGACGGCTGCTGCGCGCGCAAGTCGGACTACAGAGtcatcagcggcggcggcgcagtcgTGGCGGAGGTCGCCCGCAAGCAGACGGCGGCTGGAGTCGAGCTGGGGGACGCACTAGTGGAAAAACGCTgatcaataccggttccagagggccatttgcaccggtttagcaaccggtataaaatatccggtgcaaaaggccccccccctttcctaccggttccttacgaaccggtatagatggccctccacgtgggcgcccaggagagcgcacgtcgatggacctttcgtaccggtttgtactacaaaccggTGGCAAAGGTAGGCTGCCTCGGCAGGAAAAATTCgagaatctctgccgcggcgagaattcagggtttagggtttcgtaggggtttaggggtatcggagcgtttcatatcgcgtcgatgcaccggaaatgcgtttgggtttacgtagtacatgaagatcaaggtgatgcatataaagttggtgcatataatataacacacatgtaattgcataagtagtactctccgatgcaaatcaagtcgatgcaccatagtacaagcatgaagatcgatctattacacacatgtaccatagtggtacactccgagtcaaactatatatacacacaaagcaatcgaggagctggagaagatctttatgcatagtggtactctccggatggtggtatgacttcccgaaggaaaaatcccgccaattcatcgccgattgctttgaagcgctcctcgattccgatcttctcccgctttcttctcaactgtaaaagaataagatgaatacatgagctatgtgtgttatatcaaatcacaaatcaaacaattattactgaaactcagcacaacttatggtaagaaaataaatttgtgaatattattttcgtacctctctatttctttcattattcgctctctcgctgacaattctgtggatgtactcgcaaacgtagtatccacatagattagtccccggtggttgttttgcgcatttctgtacaagaatataattcagtcaaacaataatgaagtatgataaaggtgtgtggacctaggtagtactacttactttgttcgcacgccatatcagcttcggtttccaatcatgggactgatcttccttgatgaaagtttcccatacgctgcccgacaaaagaaaatgcacaaaagagttatcaatcagttgatatcaggaaactaacaaaaaaaccgataagaatttgaattaccttttgagcataagaaaacaagacttgtattgtataggctctttggttagtgagtcaaagacttcaacttctccttcgtacattttaatgacgataagaataaagtgaaacctgcgcacgtttaaatatgtagtgtcatatatataagtgagcaaaatagaatgtgttataagagagtaacactcactcggaagttgtaaggccaaagtattgtctttttgtcacgttgtcgcttcaaaaaccttagcaaagtctccggtgtatccctgttatagaggggttcttctatggtcttgacatgcattgtgtccgggtcaatgaacccaatgtccttgatttcatcccttttgcattcgagcatcttcaatctgcataacatagcgcacaaaagattataatttgcgagataatcaaggagctgagctaaagacttctcaaattatataaataaatcacttacggacaatagcaactcgacgatagatttgtcgagggcccgaagattgtataactggaaaagctcggagaagtcaacgctcacgagtattcttggaagtagtgctcttccttaactcgcaccatgatagtctccatccctccctttgcggcaacaccgtaccacgtatgcaagttacgcatacttgttggtagcttgctgagattctcgaccaaatctttcccttgaacatattgatatactaccttagccatggcgtaatcggttgagatttgtcgagaactttgaacggccttctcgtcaaacacctttagagggggaccgatttaacgggttgttctccgagctggtagacttggtgtatcccttttatctccacgatacccgagctggtagtggggtttttcgcctccatcatttggtcgtacgacctttcaatagaacgcctatagtcggatggcggcgatggttcaGGGTTATACGGATTCTCGATCGTACGATAAaccttcaccggatctagtgtcttctcaaaaggtatctccGGCTCTTTCTTAGCAAAAAGGCCCTCCGCTGGGACTCaacggcttcctggttttcctcgggagttttttcccaaggtaacttctcaataggcggcagtggtttctcctttctagctctcttcttaggcggcgtaccattccgcttaccggcgctgtcttacgcggaggatctcgaggtggtggactcatgctggggtccctctcgggtaggtatGGACTTTgtctgctcatgtggactgctaggaggaggagtcgaaggcctttgatgctcatgtggactgctatgaggagtcggtggcctttgcgagaaggacgacgtacttcttcggccatagggcgaaaccgtgcttgacatcggcaagtgtcctctcatcgtcacctctaggaatatcaagctccactcgattcaaaagccggaacaacttcatccaccccgacacgaacacagccgaggtggaatgggcatatggtggtgcgttgctccttcttcacttgggtaaacataaccgaccgccaccttaacagacgcggttctgaataacatatagagctcgcaatctgtcttctccgtgacataatccacggggtagcttcctccacacccgtcaagatgcgtggaacccacactgcttcttcgctgagatggggcggcatcggcttgagGATCTCGTAGGAACATCGGCTGGTCGGGTggcctctgatttttctcaagcgcctccaccctagttaacaattccgttacaatgtcggcgtccttcttcttcttccgcgaacggcttctataagtgtcagcggacTCTgggaacgcttccttcatggtgagacctgggcgagctcgtacccgtccaacgtgttcaggattccccagagcgagtgtcagctcgtcattctctctatcgggaatgtactctccctttcgaacctgttcaattgcagctacaagcttcggtacgatttgctcaatcttttccttccattttcccttcgcaacgatcagccctgtctttgggtccaaccctgccccatgcgcgaacaaccagaacttggaccgttcgggccagtcccatgtatgTGGAGTGATTCCTTCAGCCATCAGTTCATTTTCATACGCTATCCACCtcggaatggcagtcttgtagccacctgaccccatatgatgccaaattgtcttctttgcagcatttttcttatttgtgaccgatcgagacacaaaagtagacgattgcttatacctcttaaattcttgccagtgatcctttatcttcactagattatcatcgaatacttggatcttcattcttatatttgtcccataaatttttcttccaagtccggaattgtatggccatcttcttgagagtccattccttgactttattcttccggccttccgtcatgtcttccggtaggctgaagcgtGTCAGGCAGAGTTTCCCAAAGAAactttttcatcgcgtcgttgacataactagcttcattgtccgctttcttcggcttatgccactctcgaatgctgatcggtacatggtccctaacaagaactccagcttgacttgtaaatttggtgcgatgatctttgggatgcaccggttcaccattatccttaaatgccgtgagggctaacctaccctcgccctttagaactcgcgtcgggcctcgttttgttttaacGGACTTGCTCGATGTTCCAGAAGGCTAAtagaaaaattattcgttaataagtgaaatacaaataaatgaatgcatctagtgatatgaacatagacttgatacataaatatacacctcggcggagtttgttatggaaacttcgttgtctcttctaacttgttcggactcaagaccctcgccgaaatcattcagaaagtcggcAAAATCTGTTTCATCTCCATCAgccccacgggcactctcatatatcaatttctgcaccgcttcttccccctcctcatctcggacgaaggtgccggtccgccatagctcaatgtcactacaaaattaagaaagcaattatatttcattcatcatttggataacaattcaaatgaagaaaacaagaaccctaaccctaacactcggcggcgCGCTCATGCTCAACGTCTAACCCTACTACGACTACATGCGCTCCAACGGTGTCATCCCGCCCGAGCCCGACGCCAAcgccgaggaaataaatgtaaggAGGTTTGATTTCATGGATGTTAGTTTTATTCATGAAGGAAGAGCACCGAATGTGCATGCTACAATTTAGCTCGTAATACTCTAGATTTACTTTAAGGACGCCCCTGTGGCTCCTAAACTCTCCTGGTATAGATCTTGTACGTCTTATGATTGTTCAATAAAGAGATCTGTGTCCCCTAAAAAAAGCAGTATTTCATGAAATATAGACAATAATATGAAGATCTATTataccaaatgcatataatatgaaaacatATTTCATGATAATTCTTGAAATATGATTTGTTTTCATTGTATGTTTATATTTTACATCTATACATAATTAAATTTCACAAAGTTTGACTTTAACCAAACTTTATATATGACCTATTTTGGGCAGGAGGAAGTAATTTTCAGTACTTAAATTGAAACCATGAAGGACAAAGATAACTCATATGTAGATTTTTTTATCTATGCTATTAAATAAATACTATATGAAGGACAAAGATAACTCATATGCACTTCAGCTGCAGGAACAATAAAACGCTAAGGCGGGGCGACGGTGAAGCTCGGCGACCGCCGTGGActgcggtggcggcgcgggcggggaaGCTCGCCGCGGTGCGGAATGTCGGCGGGGAGGCGTGGAGGACGAGCTGGTGGTCGCCCGCCCGAGGTGCTTCCctcggcgtcgacttcaccgCCCGAGCCCGACGCCAAGCCGACAACGCCAACACGGggacgtcgggcggcgctcgctgCGGAGGCGGCGATGCCAACGGCCTCCTCCGCTGTCTCCTCCGTGCCCGCAGCCCCTCCTCACGCTCCGCCTCCTCCGAGCCGCCCCGTTCGTGCCCTCCCTCCTCAcgcgcatttcgtcgagcacaccGGAGCACGTCCGGGAGGTGCTCCGCGCGGCAGGGTGGAAGACGACCACCCGGACGCGTCGAGGTCGGCaccgcggcgtgcggcggcgtgcgcggcTAGGGGAGCGTCGTGCGGGCGAGGGGAAGGAGAATGGGGAGGgatggcgacggcggccggcGTGGAGAGGGACGAGGGAGGCTTACCCTGCCGGCGCGCGGGGAGCTACTGCTGCgcgcggacgacggcgacggcgatggcgtggTGCGGCGTGGCGACGACGacggacggcggcgacgacgtggtgtgcctgcggcgacggcgaggacgacggacggcggcgacggcgtgggcgcGCGAGCTCTCGCGAGCGTCTATGTGTGTGATTTGGGGATTTCCCCGTCCTGCGCGCCTAAGTGAAACAGGGGcaaggacctttggtaccggttggtgccaccaaccggtacggaaggcctttcgtaccggttggtggcaccaaccggtgccaaaggctttttttttctttttcttttttcttttactgttttcttttcttttgctgtttctttttcttttctttttcttttctgtatattttttcttttcagtttcttttattttcttttctatttcttttctatttcttttctatttattattttttattgcttttctttttcttttattttctatttattattttc contains:
- the LOC124658984 gene encoding protein LURP-one-related 11-like, with amino-acid sequence MAKVQPLPAAASPSPSPCSYSDGQPSQQAYTVWMKSLVFNGNGCTVYTADGEVAFRIDNYGCKGGREVFFMDRAGNTLIRIRRKGFGLFRRWEVCHVAGEEEEATPWFSVRRAKKGGDAVTMHGGAGTCYRVDGCCARKSDYRVISGGGAVVAEVARKQTAAGLVVGDDVLTLAVEPEVHHLLVLGLVVVCGLMNRSL